The Metallosphaera hakonensis JCM 8857 = DSM 7519 genome includes the window CAGGCTATCCCCCAAGGAAATAGCGTACATAGTGAACCACTCCGATTCTAAGATGGTAATTGTGGACGAACCTTTCCTAGATTCGTTGATGGAAGTTAAGGGCCAGATCAAAGCTGAGATAGTGCTACTGGAGGGTCCCGAACTTTCAAAGGAGAGGAACCTGAAGGAAGTTGACACGACCTATGGAGAATTGACCAAACTGGGATCCAAGGAACCCCTGCCCATCCCCGTTAAGGAAGAGTACTCCATGATAACCCTATACTACACGTCCGGGACCACGGGTCTGCCAAAGGGGGTTATGCACCATCATAGGGGGGCCTTCATTAACGCCATGGCTGAGGCTCTGGAGCATCAATTGGATCTGAACTCAGTGTACCTTTGGACAGTACCGCTGTTCCACGCAGCGACGTGGGGTTTCGCCTGGGCGACGGTGGCCGTGGGAGCCACAAACGTCTGTTTGGACAAGGTGGACTACCCCACCATATACAGGCTAATCGACACCGAGAAAGTCTCCCACATGTGCGCTGCCCCAACGGTTTACGTGAACCTAGGGGAGTACATGAAAAGGAACAACTTAAGGTTTAAGGACAGGGTCCACATGATTGTGGCAGGCGCAGCTCCTGCACCAACCACTCTCAAGACCATGCAGGAGATCGGGGGTTACATGTGCCACGTTTACGGTCTTACCGAAACCTATGGTCCCCACTCCATATGTGAGTGGAGAAAGGAGTGGGACTCCCTTCCGCTGGAGGAACAGGCGAAACTCAAGGCAAGACAGGGCGTCCCCTACGTTAGTTTCGAAATGAACGTCCTGGACTCGGAGGGCAAACCCGTCCCCTGGGATGGTAAGACCATAGGAGAGGTGGTCATGAGGGGGCACAACGTGGCCCTGGGCTACTACAAGAACCCAGAGAAGACAGCGGAGTCCTTTAGAGACGGATGGTTCCATTCGGGAGACGCTGCCGTGGTCCACCCAGACGGATATATAGAGATAGTGGATAGGTTCAAGGACCTCATAAACACTGGAGGGGAGAAGGTCTCCAGCCTCCTGGTGGAGAAGACCCTCATGGAGATCCCAGGCGTTAAAGCGGTCGCAGTCTACGGTACACCCGATGAAAAGTGGGGGGAGGTAGTCACGGCGAGGATAGAACTCCAGGAAGGCACGAAGTTAACAAGTGAGGAAGTGATTGAGTTCTGCAGGAAGAGATTGGCTCACTTCGAGTGCCCCAAGATTGTGGAATTCGGTCAAATACCCATGACAGCTACTGGGAAAATGCAGAA containing:
- a CDS encoding acyl--CoA ligase family protein, translated to MEFKIPNYEGVDPSGSWYSVLTPLLFLERAGKYFKDKTAVVYRDQRYSYSTFHDNVMVQASALMKRGVQVGDKVSFISRNRPEFLESFFGVPYAGGVVVPINFRLSPKEIAYIVNHSDSKMVIVDEPFLDSLMEVKGQIKAEIVLLEGPELSKERNLKEVDTTYGELTKLGSKEPLPIPVKEEYSMITLYYTSGTTGLPKGVMHHHRGAFINAMAEALEHQLDLNSVYLWTVPLFHAATWGFAWATVAVGATNVCLDKVDYPTIYRLIDTEKVSHMCAAPTVYVNLGEYMKRNNLRFKDRVHMIVAGAAPAPTTLKTMQEIGGYMCHVYGLTETYGPHSICEWRKEWDSLPLEEQAKLKARQGVPYVSFEMNVLDSEGKPVPWDGKTIGEVVMRGHNVALGYYKNPEKTAESFRDGWFHSGDAAVVHPDGYIEIVDRFKDLINTGGEKVSSLLVEKTLMEIPGVKAVAVYGTPDEKWGEVVTARIELQEGTKLTSEEVIEFCRKRLAHFECPKIVEFGQIPMTATGKMQKYVLRNQARSKGVNG